A DNA window from Dendrosporobacter quercicolus contains the following coding sequences:
- a CDS encoding DUF445 domain-containing protein — translation MSFRKIANQMLATVFLLFMAVAMLKYHYPGNTAVTLVYVCLEGALIGGIADWFAVTALFGRPLGITWHTELIPRNRERIVQALTEVVEKDLLSVSAIRKRLAGIAFVEAFIDWVDEQGGQEYLAGVFARHGKAVWDDKDFQAIVGYLESLLRRNANEVDMANLFHPLLNQALERGKGEKLVDFILEELIGLVQKPSFRQAVFRYMQELKHKKARSLLEKAVVWLGEQTDSINVEEASNALCDELVVLLQELTDKDHLVRQWITVKLTAIAANVAGNRLWLDAMESWKLALVKQLQLTAALERVVTKTADGSYQPVSKWLAKQVHIYWTVFREDKALQGWFEARIKYAVYRLVKKEHHLIGLVVKSVLGNFTNRDLSRFVEAKAGQDLQWIRINGSIVGGIVALMLYMFLHNLYVPYVIPAIRNLAS, via the coding sequence ATGAGTTTTAGAAAAATAGCCAATCAAATGCTGGCGACGGTTTTTTTGCTGTTTATGGCCGTCGCAATGTTAAAATATCATTATCCCGGCAACACAGCAGTCACTTTGGTGTATGTTTGTCTGGAAGGGGCTTTGATCGGCGGAATTGCCGACTGGTTTGCGGTCACCGCTTTATTCGGGCGGCCATTGGGCATTACCTGGCATACTGAATTAATACCCCGCAACAGGGAGCGGATTGTCCAGGCTTTAACTGAGGTGGTGGAAAAGGATTTGCTCAGCGTGTCGGCGATTCGCAAGCGGCTGGCCGGAATCGCTTTTGTCGAAGCCTTTATTGACTGGGTGGATGAGCAGGGCGGACAGGAGTATTTAGCCGGAGTTTTTGCCCGTCATGGCAAAGCGGTTTGGGACGACAAGGATTTTCAGGCAATTGTCGGTTATTTGGAAAGCTTACTGCGGCGTAATGCCAATGAGGTCGATATGGCAAACTTGTTTCATCCTTTACTCAATCAGGCGCTGGAACGCGGCAAAGGGGAAAAACTGGTCGATTTTATTCTGGAGGAACTGATTGGGCTTGTTCAAAAACCATCATTCCGACAGGCGGTATTTCGCTATATGCAAGAGTTAAAGCATAAAAAAGCCCGCTCCCTGCTGGAAAAAGCGGTGGTGTGGCTGGGTGAGCAAACGGACAGCATTAATGTGGAAGAAGCGTCTAACGCCTTATGTGACGAGTTAGTGGTTTTGTTACAGGAGCTAACCGATAAAGATCATTTGGTTCGCCAGTGGATAACTGTTAAATTAACGGCCATCGCAGCAAATGTTGCCGGCAACCGCTTGTGGCTGGACGCAATGGAAAGCTGGAAGCTGGCTCTGGTTAAGCAGCTTCAGTTAACAGCGGCGCTGGAGCGCGTGGTAACCAAGACTGCCGACGGATCTTATCAGCCGGTCAGTAAATGGCTGGCGAAGCAGGTGCATATTTACTGGACCGTGTTTAGAGAAGACAAGGCTTTACAGGGCTGGTTCGAGGCAAGAATTAAATATGCCGTATACCGGTTGGTAAAAAAGGAGCATCATTTGATTGGCCTGGTGGTAAAGTCGGTTTTGGGAAACTTTACCAACCGCGACCTTAGTCGGTTTGTTGAGGCTAAGGCCGGCCAGGATCTGCAGTGGATCAGGATTAATGGCTCGATTGTCGGCGGGATTGTCGCACTGATGCTGTATATGTTCCTGCACAATTTATATGTACCGTATGTCATACCAGCCATCCGTAACTTGGCGAGTTAA